One Salmo trutta chromosome 19, fSalTru1.1, whole genome shotgun sequence genomic window carries:
- the LOC115154451 gene encoding rho-related GTP-binding protein RhoG isoform X2, producing the protein MQTIKCVVVGDGAVGKTCLLISYTTNAFPEEYIPTVFDNYSAQISVDGRAISLNLWDTAGQEEYDRLRTLSYPQTNVFIICFSIGSPSSHANVRHKWHPEVSHHCPGVPVLLVGTKKDLRGDVEAVKKLKEHGLAPTNQQQGNALAKQIGAVKYLECSALMQDGVREVFEEAVRAVLYPITKKNGKKCVVL; encoded by the coding sequence ATGCAGACCATAAAGTGTGTGGTGGTGGGCGATGGTGCCGTGGGTAAGACTTGTCTTCTAATCTCCTACACGACAAACGCCTTCCCAGAGGAGTACATCCCCACTGTGTTCGACAACTACAGTGCCCAGATAAGTGTGGACGGCCGCGCCATCAGCCTCAACCTGTGGGACACGGCTGGCCAGGAGGAGTACGACCGCCTGCGCACCCTCTCCTACCCCCAGACCAATGTCTTCATCATCTGTTTCTCCATCGGCAGCCCCTCCTCTCATGCCAATGTACGACACAAGTGGCACCCAGAGGTATCCCACCACTGTCCTGGAGTTCCAGTGCTGCTGGTGGGCACCAAGAAGGATCTGCGTGGAGATGTGGAGGCGGTGAAGAAGTTGAAGGAGCACGGCCTGGCCCCCACCAACCAACAGCAAGGCAATGCCTTAGCCAAGCAGATCGGCGCCGTCAAATACCTGGAGTGCTCAGCTCTGATGCAGGACGGTGTGAGGGAGGTGTTTGAAGAGGCCGTGCGAGCTGTGCTGTACCCCATTACCAAGAAAAATGGCAAGAAGTGTGTTGTGTTATAA
- the LOC115154451 gene encoding rho-related GTP-binding protein RhoG isoform X1, with protein sequence MQQYEASSLPGNHTKKKYKKEEDDEGASASQRSGTLVASVDEGNMQTIKCVVVGDGAVGKTCLLISYTTNAFPEEYIPTVFDNYSAQISVDGRAISLNLWDTAGQEEYDRLRTLSYPQTNVFIICFSIGSPSSHANVRHKWHPEVSHHCPGVPVLLVGTKKDLRGDVEAVKKLKEHGLAPTNQQQGNALAKQIGAVKYLECSALMQDGVREVFEEAVRAVLYPITKKNGKKCVVL encoded by the exons ATGCAGCAATACGAAGCGTCTAGTCTGCCGGGAAACCACACGAAGAAGAAGTATAagaaggaggaggatgatgagggcGCGAGCGCGAGTCAAAGAAGCG GCACCCTAGTCGCCAGTGTGGATGAGGGAAACATGCAGACCATAAAGTGTGTGGTGGTGGGCGATGGTGCCGTGGGTAAGACTTGTCTTCTAATCTCCTACACGACAAACGCCTTCCCAGAGGAGTACATCCCCACTGTGTTCGACAACTACAGTGCCCAGATAAGTGTGGACGGCCGCGCCATCAGCCTCAACCTGTGGGACACGGCTGGCCAGGAGGAGTACGACCGCCTGCGCACCCTCTCCTACCCCCAGACCAATGTCTTCATCATCTGTTTCTCCATCGGCAGCCCCTCCTCTCATGCCAATGTACGACACAAGTGGCACCCAGAGGTATCCCACCACTGTCCTGGAGTTCCAGTGCTGCTGGTGGGCACCAAGAAGGATCTGCGTGGAGATGTGGAGGCGGTGAAGAAGTTGAAGGAGCACGGCCTGGCCCCCACCAACCAACAGCAAGGCAATGCCTTAGCCAAGCAGATCGGCGCCGTCAAATACCTGGAGTGCTCAGCTCTGATGCAGGACGGTGTGAGGGAGGTGTTTGAAGAGGCCGTGCGAGCTGTGCTGTACCCCATTACCAAGAAAAATGGCAAGAAGTGTGTTGTGTTATAA
- the LOC115153748 gene encoding FH2 domain-containing protein 1: MNVGIFLRQFKSAVREIVEDIRQGSGQHYGSEMLSELFKMLPETEEERRLRAYRGERSHLEDPDLFMLLLVEVPSYRLRLDAMILQQEFDPALSSLCVSARCLVSAATELLSCPELHSILRLVLRAGNYMNAGGYAGNAAGFRIASLLKLADTKANKPGMNLLHYVAMEAVRKDPTLLSFPLKLSHVGLASRLSVDVVQGDLSQLCSRLTGLERRIQTEPVLQQQIKSFLQSAEGRLEEAEVEVEALLQVQQDLLDFFCEDDVTFKLEEACSIFYSFNIRFQKAVEENAKRELQEQKQAERERLERDRDRTVRRRSIATYSALEVGLRDTQQEDLESTLERSLYHTWQSRHNVRSPDSRLRAMSPTLHNLLENINDDDTTESCDTPPPTLAHSPPPPKTKHQQSVSAPPSDPTNSMSAKPAQETTPPVDSPQSPLESADLLRRVASKVVNQQCSLQEMSDPEKQHDTDSAHPTTKGQSQKPGEWERLYSCMGDTVVCHTLVTGLCSYKILSPTQPWEEPTEGSHCFLRLRDKQVRAAVPQVHKAAAPQVHKAAVPQVHKAAAPQVHKAAAPQVQGDNMQNKKVRTPASGLQRTIPRSRASTPSTSPTSTLSSTASAIPTPTASAIPKMQGRSEAASTWSSRLPLRNSMRSPTPITSRDHTEVRPEGIVREKMQSLNEQTKKKHPLRRLLEKAKPNEKEREEKIKKKERELESERERERESEKSSVTTSAKVIRCALIAAAVVTKDRSSQSTVPKTTVIKLPGPRSKLPTPLSMWK, encoded by the exons ATGAATGTGGGAATTTTCCTCCGGCAGTTCAAGAG TGCAGTCAGGGAGATAGTGGAGGACATCAGGCAGGGGTCTGGGCAGCACTATGGGAGTGAGATGCTCAGTGAACTGTTCAAAATGCTGCCTGAGACTGAGGAG GAGAGGCGTCTGAGGGCATACCGGGGAGAGCGTAGCCATCTTGAAGACCCTGACCTCTTCATGCTCCTACTAGTTGAGGTGCCCAG TTATCGTTTGCGTCTGGATGCCATGATCCTGCAGCAGGAGTTTGACCCAGCCTtatcttctctgtgtgtgtcagcACGCTGCTTGGTGTCTGCAGCCACAG aGCTTTTGAGCTGCCCAGAGTTGCACTCCATCCTACGGCTGGTCCTGAGGGCAGGAAATTACATGAATGCC GGAGGTTACGCAGGCAATGCTGCTGGGTTCCGCATCGCCTCTCTGCTCAAACTAGCTGACACCAAAGCCAACAAACCAGGCATGAACCTGCTGCATTATGTGGCCATG GAAGCCGTTAGGAAAGACCCAACCCTGCTGTCCTTTCCCCTCAAGCTGAGCCATGTGGGTCTAGCCTCCAG ACTGTCTGTGGATGTGGTGCAAGGGGATCTGTCTCAGCTGTGCAGCAGACTAACTGGACTAGAGAGGAGAATTCAGACTGAACCTGTTCTCCAACAGCAAATCAAATCCTTCCTCCAG AGCGCAGaggggaggctggaggaggcagaggtggaggtggaggctcTACTGCAGGTCCAACAGGACCTGTTGGACTTCTTCTGTGAGGATGATGTCACGTTCAAGCTGGAGGAGGCCTGCAGCATCTTTTACTCCTTCAACATTCGCTTTCAGAAAGCTGTAGAG GAGAATGCAAAGAGGGAGCTTCAGGAACAgaagcaagcagagagagagagactggagagggaCCGGGACAGGACGGTGAGACGTCGCTCCATAGCCACCTATTCAGCCCTGGAGGTGGGACTCAGGGACACCCAGCAAGAAGACCTAGAGAGCACCCTAGAGAGGAGCCTCTACCACACCTGGCAGAGCCGCCACAACGTGCGAAGCCCAGACAGCCGACTACGTGCCATGAGTCCAACCTTACACAACTTACTGGAGAACATCAATGATGATGATACTACAGAATCATGTGACACACCACCACCAACCCTTGCtcactcaccaccaccacccaagaCAAAGCATCAGCAGAGTGTGTCTGCTCCCCCCTCTGACCCCACAAACAGCATGTCAGCCAAGCCTGCCCAGGAGACCACCCCTCCAGTGGACAGCCCACAGTCACCTCTGGAGAGTGCCGATCTGCTGAGGCGTGTAGCATCCAAAGTGGTGAACCAGCAGTGCAgtctacaagaaatgtctgacccaGAGAAACAGCATGACACAGACTCTGCCCATCCCACCACCAAGGGACAGTCACAGAagcctggggaatgggagcgTCTGTATTCATGCATGGGAGACACAGTAGTGTGTCACACTCTTGTGACTGGCCTATGCTCCTATAAGATCCTGAGCCCAACACAGCCCTGGGAGGAGCCCACGGAAGGATCCCACTGCTTCTTACGGTTGAGGGACAAGCAGGTCAGAGCGGCAGTACCCCAGGTCCACAAAGCGGCAGCACCCCAGGTCCACAAAGCGGCAGTACCCCAGGTCCACAAAGCGGCAGCACCTCAGGTCCACAAAGCGGCAGCACCCCAGGTCCAGGGAGACAACATGCAGAACAAAAAGGTGCGCACACCAGCTTCTGGGCTGCAGAGAACTATACCCAGGAGTAGGGCTTCCACACCCTCCACAAGCCCCACTTCCACCCTTTCCTCTACTGCCTCTGCCATCCCCACTCCCACAGCCTCGGCCATTCCCAAAATGCAAGGCAGGTCAGAGGCAGCCTCCACATGGTCCTCACGTCTCCCTCTCAGGAACTCAATGCGTTCCCCAACTCCAATCACCTCCAGAGATCATACTGAGGTCAGACCGGAAGGGATTGTTAGGGAAAAAATGCAATCTCTGAATGAGCAGACCAAAAAAAAGCATCCACTTCGTCGACTACTAGAAAAAGCCAAACcaaatgagaaggagagagaggagaagataaagaagaaggaaagagagctggagagtgaaagagagagggagagggaaagtgaGAAG AGCTCTGTGACCACCAGTGCCAAGGTCATACGCTGTGCCCTCATTGCCGCTGCGGTTGTGACTAAGGACAGGAGCAGCCAGTCTACAGTCCCAAAGACCACAGTTATAAAGCTGCCTGGCCCCAGGTCAAAGCTCCCAACTCCACTATCCATGTGGAAGTGA